The sequence AGCAACGACGCACAACTCTAGGCCCCCTTTCTTTTCACTggttattatctgcctccaactgtataacaatatgctgttctaataagacacttattaaaattgcataaacttaatttcaaaaccatgcaCCCGCTGTCGTCTTCTGTGTCTCTACTGGCTGATGACCTCCCTGAATTGTTGTCTTTTTACAGtgagtatgtttcatatgaaaaggtacctttaatAGGGaatatttcctaatttcttggagagcaagATGTTAGCTCTCCATATGTTTCTAtctcaatggcagttgctctctgaccaattttcaaaaggtCCTCATTTTATACCCCCCAACAtctgatcatctcattggtttgatgttggcaaaacaacaaattcaaacttgattgggttttagtatcctgaggataatttaaactgattggttaaatttgaattgttgtcaaaacagcaaccaaaaacTCAAGTATCCGTTttgcagccaaatgttacatattttcaattttccagcacactctgggactgccatctactCACATAGGTGCTTGAAATCACagcattcagtctctcttcaaggtacagtacatgccttcaacaaCTTCACACCTCCTAccttaagaaaaaaaacataatgaaaagatgggctttttttttcctaattcttaatcccattgcGATGAAATACATAGGTCATTAATCTAAGTTATACTtttcatattaatttctgcacacACATATTTGGAATctgtcaaatcttatctacactttttcctttaaatccaggATTACGTAACTGCTATCACATTTTAACGACCCATAACATGTGCAATTTGTAAATTAAGTCTGTAACAAGACTCCAACGAAATTGTTtcatatttttgtctttaaatcttCCCAAGAATGTAACCAGATGGTGGTCTGTGTACACAAaagtctctgacacattgttcatcacgtaaacattaaaatgttctaAGACTAGTccaaactcaataattctttTTCGATGTTAGAGTATTTTTGCTgatgggtgttgagtttctttgaaaagtagccagTTGgctattcaattccatcatcatcttcctatAACTGTATAGGTCCAACTCCTAGATCGCGAGCATCAATTACatctttgaagggtttcaaaaattttggtgtagctaaaactggtgtggtggttaatactgcttttaaattctcaaatgcaTCCTGGCATTGTTCCGTCCATCGAAACTTTGTATTTTTCTTTagtgccaccatgctgctgaAGATTGGAACAAACCTCTAGTAGAATTACTTAGTCCCAAATATTGAAGCAGCTCTTTCTTCGAAGACGTCACagaaattccttgatggccttcaTCTTCACATTCCTCTAGGTCAatcttccatgaccgatgttatttCGCAAGAATGTCTCTTCTGCATTCGCGAAAtctgttttctttaaatttattacCAGTTTTGATTCTCATAACTGCTCAAAGAGTTCAGCCAACTGTATTATGTGATCTTTCTgtgacttgctaaagatcacgaCATCAttcagataaactgcacaatttgttcatgcggccacaactctgttcatgagtctttggaatgtggttggtgcattcttcattccaaagggtatCACTTTGATTTGATATATTCCATTTGgtgttacaaatgcagaaatttattttgctttctctgatataggtacctgccaataaccacgtAGTAAGGCCAACTTCATGTCCAAAAATTAACTCAAaaggagtaaactgagtagattcatttggggcatctctaatggcaaacaatatgaatgagatacctttattccaatcattcagtaatcctgacagtatgctcttaaTATGGTCTTCAGGGTCTTGATATCACCTTCCCAAAGCTCCCTGGAATTCAGGATGGTATGCACTTGATtgaaagtgctgtatgcctaagctatccatggcTTCCTTAAACCTCCCATCCGTAAAATtggacccttggtctgactgaatctctctgggcagtccatACCAGGTAAAGAAAGCTATGAACTCCTCCACCATCCATTTTGCCTTaatactctgtaatggaattgcctccagaaatctggtagacacatccattatggttagcaagtactagttcccacttttagtttcagggaggggtcctacacaatcaatcataacccacatgaaaggttctttgaatgtaggaattggcaacaaaggtgcttgTTTTATTATTGCCTCTGGCTTACCAACCTACATGTGACATTATGGCAAAATTTAACTActtccttgtgcagtccaggccaatagaCATGCTTaggtaccttagcctgagtcttcctcacACTTAAATGACCTtctactggtaattcatgtgtGCTACCCATATTGCTTTCTATCtgtaacacaatctggtgcacttccacTCATTTCTCCTTGACACTAACCTTCATGTTCTCCGTtttatcttaggattctatcttttaaGGTAATAGCCTTTAGCAatacattctgattccttttcagaTTGTGCATCAATATTTATTGTCTTGTTtgtctgttgtaagtccattagcctttcaggactaaacactcgTGCCTGATCCTCTACCttttcaggtttttcctgcaccattacatgaAACAGGGTGTCAGCTAATTGAacttcaactccttcatctttatctTTCATTTTTTCTTCTTGTGACTTATGATGGaaggatcttgttactacacagtctggaaatattccagggtatttttctttttaacTCTTCAATTTCCTGGTCTTCCttttggcttctccacaacaagggttATCACTCCCACCAtggatcctgctaaatcgttcccaagaacaaactgtattcctggaactgacaagctctcaatcactcccactgttacttccccagtcttaatTTGGCTGTCCAACttgggaacgctaaatttctgtccgtCTATTCCACAAATGATCACTCTTGGGTaatgtcagaaagagtgcaaatacgtTCATCtgttactattagagactgagtagctcccatatctctcaaaattacGACTTTTTAACCTTCTCCCCCTATTCTTCCTTAGTAAACATTACCCACAATGTATAGACCGGGCACTAACTCAATCctcagcccctgcctaggctgtgcactctcctgtagATCCTCGAATTTTCTTGGGATTTCATTTACTACGTTTCCTAATCCCACTGGCTTAGCCtattttcccacaatgcctttcttcaaTGACCAGCGCTGTGATTTTGTGTGTCCAACCTCCTGGcggtgaaaacaccttttcccagtgtctTTCTTAAACCATTGGCACTGTAAttttgtgtcccactccattataGTGAAAACAcccctgaggcctttcaccatctttccaccctcttgggtttcctttttcacctgtggtaaactattcccAGTGTGAActactctttgttttgtagtgAAAGATCTCCCCTTCTCTAaatttctgtccctcacaggatgaaattcctgtcAGAAGCTAAACTTTGCCTTATGTTCCAatgcatattcatctgccatctctgccactcttctcacttcttgaactttctgtccatccacatgaattcttatcatctctggaagcaGGTTTTagactcctccagcagaataatctctctagAGCCTCGTgtatcttatctatttttaaggcccacaTCCATCTATTAAAATTACTaggtttaattcttttgaactcaacgtAGGTCTGACCTAGTACCTCCTTTATGTTTCTCAACCGCTGTCAACCtctaccaattcataagcactcaaaatagccttTTTGACATtacataatctcttgacccctcatctgacaatgctgcaaaaccaaaggcttatgcccgaaacgtcgaatttcctattccttggatgctgcctgacctgctgtgctttaactagcaacacattttcaactcaccactagctctacctaccagcttagtctgaactaacattgcttttatttcaatttaCTTATCTCAGCCCTCACAGTTAAGAACAGCCCTTACAAAAACTGCAATTCAGATTGAGCAGGTAAGAAACAAAACTGTATAGATGTTTAAATTTTCAATACTGAATGGCTAGGGATGGCAGTCATCAGgaaaatgatgtttttttttgttaattgttAATAATACACTTACAAAATATGAGTATGAGGATGCAACATAAACTTGGTTTTAATGGAAAATATCATATATATAAAATTTGTTAACCTATTTTAACAATGTAATTAATAGGGTAGATAAACAAGAGCAAGTAGATATAAtacacttggatttccaaaatacATTTGGTAAGGAACCAAAAAAAAGGTCAATAAGCAAGAAGAAGGGATAATATATTTGAATGAATGGAGGAATGGTTAACAGACAGGAAAAAAACGTAGAGATAAATGACCAATTTCAGCATGGCAGGCTGTAACTAATGGATTGCTGCATGGATGTGAGCTAGGATTTTAACTATCTgaaatctatattaatgacttagacaaGAGAACCAGGGTAATGCATGCTAAGTTAGGTAAGAATGTTAGCTGTGACAATACAAAGAAGTGATCTAGACAGATTAAAGACTGGGCAATGGTGGCAGTTAGAGTAATGTGGGGCAGTGAATATTATAAATCtagaaaaaacattttttttcaaatacatgAAGCTTCCAAATGTTAACTTTCACAGACTTTGGTGTACTCATATAAGGAGCACAGGGTGTTAGCAGAACAGCAATGGTGTGTTGAATATTATCTGAAGTTGAGAAGAGCAGTGAGCTCATTGAAATAAAAGATGCTGAAAGGGCTTTCCACGATAGACAATGAGAGGTTATTTCACACTGAGATGAGTagagatttcttcactcagttgtGTATCTTTGGAAATGTTTATCCCAGAGAGTTATGGATATTGCATCATTGAATGTGTTTAAGGCTTTTAGGTTTCTCAAGAAATCAAAATGTATGTGAAAATGGGTGGGAAAGTGGTGCTGAGGCAGAAGATAAACCATAAttgtactgaatggcagaactaGCTCAAGGGTCTGTATAGTCTACTCCTATTTCTTTGGTCATACAAATTGATGATCTTAGAGGGGTTTGCATTGATATACATGCTGCATGTATTAGCTACAAAGTTCTTGTTACACAGCCCTCTCAAACATTCCCAAGTTAGATATAGCATAGGTGAAGTAGAGATTTAAGCACCCTCAACACTATTGCATCAAAATCTCCGACACTAAGTGTATTATAGGTTAAATATCGAGTAAAGTTTTGCCTACACTTTCCAATTGCACCTGTTGGAGGAAGTATGTAGGTTAAACTTGGACATTTCTATAGCTTTGGCTGATTGGTTTGAATATTATTTGCATTGTAAACTAATGTCACTGTACTCTCATCCTGTTTGTAATATAACCTTCACGCTTACTGATATGCACAATTTGGATATGTCGTGCACCATATATACTTGGAAATAAATTGCTCACAATTCTAATAGGGTAATCCAGTTAACATTTGCGAGAGTAAACTTTGCTCTTATGCTAATGCCATGAATCTTGTACCATAACTAGTCAACTTGACATTCAGCTGGGATTCCATTAGCTTGTTCTTTGAGTTGCAAGTCGGGGAGAAAATAAACAACATATCACAATTGAATAGCTAGAATCCAATTCCTTCCGGGCTTCAATGCATGCCTGTTTACATCGGTCACAGTTTGGAGATTAATTGGCAGTTGTGTTGGTGAAGACAACATTCTCTAGACCATAACAGCAATACTGGTCTATTACACAGTGAGCTGACAAGTGTGCAATTGACGTTACAACCTGACTAATTGCTCGGTTAAACTCCCTAACAGACCACACCCTCTGAACTCCATTTTTCTTAAGTTTATTTGGAATATGCAGAGATTGACAAATATCGTCTTGATTTTCCTACTGAATGTTAAATGGTGAACAACAGTGGGCTCCTGTGGGTCAGAAATAGTCAGCTTTGAATCCGAGCCCCATAGATGAGGGTCCATGTTACAACTCACCTTGCATCTCCTAAGGAAGTACATGCTTTTCTCCGGTTTTGAAGTATCTCAGATTTGTTAAAACTTTATGAAACTAATTTGCATTATGTCTTTATAAATGGTATTTAATAGGCTGGGTAAGATTTGTGAGGGAGGTTAGAATGATACTTGGTTCAACTCATTGAAGTTGACAGGTGGATTCTTGGACTAAGAATGGTGTGGATGAGTACAGGGTGCTAAAGTGGGTGAGGATGAAGCTAGGATTAGTGAGAATTTGAAGCTGGCTGACAAAATGCTGGGTACAGAAACAATGAAGTGGGTAGGTTTGGGCATTTGATATTAGCAGGATTGGAGCTGGGTTTGAGACTGGGGCTGTTGTCGGGTTGATATTGACAGGGTTCAGGATTTGATGTTGAAAAGATTCGGATTGGGGCTGTTGGCTGACAAGTTGGCGCAATTGAGATTGCTGAGGTTTTGATTTCTTAACCAGACTGAGACACAGTGTTAAAATTCTCGTTCTCTTAGAATGAGAAAGTTAATGCTGCAGCATTGTAGCACACGTGCATTTATAAAGCTTTGACAATAGGTTTGGCTATTCAACTCTGGTTTATAGAGGGCCACATGGTACAGATTGATTATTGAAGTTTCACTGACATTCACAATCTTTACTCTGATTAAAATTAAGTGTGTGATGCCCTCAGTAAACCTAGGTTTGGGAGGGAAACATAAGCCAGACTTTCCACCCCCGATCCCTAACCATTGATAATCTATTGGCTGGTGGGTAGAAAGGGAAAACAGCCTTCCAATCTCACGGCTTGTGTGAAGAATAGGCACTTGTACGAGTAATCTGAGATGGCTTTTGATCTGGAGGGATACAACCTAAAGGAAACAGAAATAAATGAATGGAGGTAATGTTTGGTGTCATTATTATTCCCAACAGTGAGCAGGGACAATGTGTCACTGGGATTCAGTGCTAGGTGGAGGATTGACCGTCGGGCTTTGACAGTAGGTTTCACTGTTTAACTCAGGTTTAAGGAGGATAATGTAGCATTTAGGCAGGAAGTAGGCGGTAATGATTCCATATATGCTCACGAGACCTGTAAACAGCTGTATAGAGGAGACAAACTTGCCTTTCACTGCGGCATGGGCTGGGATGAAGAAAACCCAGGCCATGAGGTAGATGAGCATAGCGAAGGTGATGTGCCGGGCTAGGTTGTAGGTTTTGGCTGAGCTTTGAACCATGAATGTGCACAGGAAGCATGCAAGAGCAAGCAAACCATTGTAACCCAGCAGTAGCCCAAAGCCAGTCACAGAACCCTCATCACACTCCACAACTATTACTGTCACAGAGATGTTGTAGTTTGcaaagacagagggaggggatgtGGACTGCCAAACTGAACACAGAATGATCTGAATGAGAACAAGTGAACAAACCCCGAGATACTTCAGAACCCTGGGCCACCATTGTGCACTAAAGCTGGTCCCTCTCAACAGGCCACTTACATGGAAGGACTTTACTAGCATAGCTGATAGACAGCCTGTCAGACCAAATGAGAAAATGGGCTGCCTGATGGTACAGAGCAACCAGTTTGGCTTTTCCATGAAGAAGTAAAGGCTGCAGCACGAGATGATCATGGACATCAGCATCACCAGACAGGTTTTACCTCCAGCCAGCTGGACCATGGGAGTATTCAGATTGATGATGAAAATGCTGGTTATCGCCGCTATGATGAGAAGACCCACAGTAGTCAGTGAGACCAATAGGATACCCAGTGTGTCTGTCCACCGTAGGAACTCAATTGTTTTATTCTGACATTTAATACTCTTCAGCAATGACCATTCATTCTTCAGGCACGGAATGCACTGGTTGTCTGTGTGAAGAAGGGAAACATTGTTACTATACGAGGGGGATTTGTGCATCAAATATCTCCACCCCTATTTCACATTAGCAATAGTGTGTACACGATACACTGCAACttgccaaggctcctttgacagcagctTCTAAATTCATGATTTCAAACACCTCGAAGCACAAAGAAAGTATATGCATATGCAAGTCTCCTCCAAGTCACGcattatcctgatttggaatcATATCACTGCCCCTTcggtgttgctggatcaaaatcctgaaacctccccacccccccaacagcactgtggatgaACCCAGGCCACGTGAACTGTTAAAGTGTTGCTTTCTCAAACACTTAAGTGTAGTTAGTTGATGattgctgaccttgccagtgacactcatcCCTTGACTAAATAATAAAACGATTGGGGGTAGACCATTTCAATATTTTATTTGTCTTTAGTTGAATACAGTGTTTTCCATATTTGTTTATAGCTTGTGAGCGTTACTGGCAAGggctgcccattcctaattgcccttgacctGAATGGATTGCTTGGCTATTGCAGGAGGCATTAAAGAGTCAATCAACGTTACTCTGGATTTGGAGTCCCATGTAACTCAAATTGAGTAAGGATGTCAAATTTAAATGGTTAGTGAACTCGATGGATTTTTTTGCAACAATACATGATTGCTGTCATTTTTGCTATAACTGAGACCAGCTttattaattaaaattaaattccattAACTGCTGTAAGACCTTAACTCCAATCCCCAGATTATTATCTGACAGTTTCCACCTAAAAACAGTCCCTGCATTTGTCACTTCAGTGCTAGTATCTAAGACCCCTTTGAGCTGTAGATTGGTGAAAACAAAAATGCTTAGACTCACCATCACTCTGAAAAGTTCCTGCTGGACAATCTGCACATTCATAGCAGCAGGAATGGAATCCTTTCACCATCTTTATTTGTCCAGGTTCACAAGAAGTTGAACAGTTGGAACCAGGAATCTGACAGTACAAACATAATAAACTTTGCATTATTAAGAGTTAAAACTTCTCCTTGATGATGAAGACAGTACAAGATTGATGGGTGCACTACTAGGTTACACTGCCTCACCTTCGGTTCTCCTAATGGTTCTGATCTCTGCAGGCTCCTTGTTCTTCAATGTGCCACCTTCAAAATCCTTGTAATCATTTTCAGCTCCTTCAGTACAGTGGACCTCTGCAGCTCCATAACACAGTATACATTCCCCATGAATTTATCTTTGATCTGAGTTCATGCATGCATGTCTACTTGTGTGTGAAAATGTGTCCTGTCATCTTCAAAGCTTTCCTAAAAGCCATTTCTAACCTCACCAATACTCACTTATCTGACCTCTCTGTTCTTGTTGCTACTGTACAGATTCTTGCAATGTTTATAACATTAAAAAGTAACAAAAGTGTTTAGATTTAGTATTCATGTAGAATCACTGTAgttttccattttggtgaaaAGACAGATTCAAGATGCTGGGAACATTTCCACTAGAATGGAGATAGCCAAGAGGACATTTTTTTAATATGACAATGAGTTTTGGTAAAGTAAATTGAAAAGGACTTCCCTGTGATTGGGGAATCAGTAATGAGGAATTTAAGGTTATCATAGCATGTGATAAAAGGTTCATTGAAATGTAGAGCTTTCCTTACACTGGAGGTTACTTGATGATGGAGTGCTTTGACAAGTGAAGTTGTTGAGGCAGAGACCATTTTATCTTTTAAGGAAAtatgggggcgggggggagggggaagggagagagatgagaagaaaccCTTTACCTTATTCTGAGGTGTGTTCCATTGGATCAGGGATGTATTAATTCGAAGCTCCTTCTGCTGTGCTATGTATTCTCCAATCATTTTGAACGCAGGAATTTGATTCCCACTTCTCCATTGCCAGTTAATTATATCATATCCTGTGGGTGGGTTTCCATATTTATCAAAGAAAATCACTCTGCCATGGAGAGTGAAATTAACTTGTGGAATTTCTTTGAGAAGCTGGATGGAAACCAAGAATCATATTTAGTTAACAAAAATGTTGAGATATGTAAGAAAAATGCTGCACATCTGAGAAACATTCCCTCTCCTAACACATAGTTGAAGAATAGCCAAATGTGTGAGCTATCAAAGGTTAGTCGATATTAGTGGAATTTGTACTCCAGTGAAAGGAGGAAAACTGTATCCCATTAAGAAATACCAACTTCAGGCAGTGGGGGAGCTgaaacccagtgagagtcagcaccatTATGGATTCTTGATAAAGTTCAGAGTTTTGGACAAATATCCATGCCAAAACCTCTttgcaatgctgagggagtgctgaactagagatgggcaataagtgctggcctgggGAGTAATGTCTATGTCCCAcaattgaatgaaaaaaaatttcaGAGATGCCATCTATCAAATGAGACTGATTAGGTGAATGTTAGAACTCCTATGGTACAATTTGATGACTGCAAGGAAATTCTCTCCCTTAGTCTGAGCAACAGTTAACTTCAATTAATAATACGACAGAACAAATTAATACTGCAGAATACCTGACACATTCACTAATGTAAAAACATTCTTTATAAAGACCAAATAACAATATTAAGCACTTTGAGCAATTTTTCAAGGATTAAATTAGGAGTTTTTATTTTCCAATTAATTACTTGCCTCAGTCTTCAGACTAGATCAAAAGATTTGATCCCATTAGTGACCCCCTGAGATGCCTTTACTACACAAGACTCACCTGCCATGGGTAAATAGTGCTCTTACTGCAGTTCCCCAAGTTACAACGGAGCAGGCGATGGAGTGCATGGGCCACAGTGTAGACTGCAGCATAGACATTAAATGTAATGCGCTGTAGGTCTTCACTATCACTATTAGCATCTTCATCAACAGATTGTGTTAGACATTCATTACACTCTTCTTTCAGAAGTTTCCCTTTACTGCCACATCTCTTAGATTTCAGACTGGGCAGGCCCCTGAGGGCCAGTGCTGTAGATTTGTAGCATTCAAAGCCAGGTATATGGCCACTTTTAATGGCCACACCCAGAATGGTCCCTATGCTTGTGATGTTTGGGGAGCTAGCAACTGTTTCAGAGGTGACCCAAGCCTCACTGGCAATCCACACTTTACCTGTCACATTTTGCTCAAGGATTATTGTCATTAGTGTCTGGGCATGATGTTCATCAGCGAATACAGCTGTGATGTTAACTCGTGAATAGATAATGTTCTTGATGACTGACACCATTTTTCTATGAAATTTGGAGCCAGGTAAATTCAAGGGAATCAGTTCCTCATATGCAATGCAAATCCCAGTTCCAGAAGCAAGTTTGGTAAAGTGTTCTATTCCCCTTCGGCCGTACATGTTGTCTGTCCCAATCACTGCCATCCAGTTCCATTGAAATGTCTTCACCATTGACACCATGGCTGCTGCCTGGACTTCATCTGTGGGAACTGTCCGGTAAAATGATGGAAAATTCATCCTGTCATTGAATAAATTGCTTGAAGCAGCATAACTAATCTGCAACAAGAAAGAAAAGCCCAACCACATAGATACTCATGAGGGAATTGTTTAACATCAGCAAAAACAAGAATATGGTGCAGTATCGAATGACTATGTGAAAAAGgtggattaacatcagtaaaaGTCAGTGACACGGGGCCCTGGATACATGGGTGATTGAGTGAAGGAACTGTACTGATGTGAATAAGGTATAGACAAATGTTTCAGTAGATTCCCCAACACAATTCAGTAATTCTTCCAACCTGTCGCCCTGTTACAAGCGGTTTCTGCTTAATGTAAAATATTTATCATTAAAAATGCTGGATGTTATTGAAAGTATCTTAGGAGTTAGAAATTCCTTGTTTCCAGTTTTTACCATGCTGAAATCTGCTGGAATGCTGCTCCACTGGAGAACAGTCACTAGACACACTCCACGCTTCAGCACATTCTTAGTGCAATGACTTGCGTCAATAAATATCACCAGGGTATTTGATCATGAGGAACATAATTGCAAGACCAATTCTGCTTCCCCAATCAAAAAAAACAAACTGGAGGGAAGAATAAGAAATCTTTTCACGCAGTAAGCTAATGTAATCTGGAATACACTACCACAAAGGTTTACAAGAGCAGTATTTGTGGTAGCTTCCTAAAGGAATTTGAATGAATACTTCATTAAAAACTTTAGGGCATTTGGAAAAGTATAAGGAGAGTAAGAATAATGAGATAGCTTTATTCAAAGAACAGGCATGATGTGTTGATTGGCCCATTTCTGTCCTAAACAATTCTAAGGTCCTAACATCCCAGTACACTTTCCAGCAGAGGTGAGATTCTCAACGGATCTCCTTCGTTAATGTTTTACTGATCCTTCAACTGGGAATAGTTAGAGCAATACAGGTTAAGATTATCAACGAAGAGCACCTTTAGGAGCATTGTATTTTGAATCAATGCATTGAATCTTAAGAATGATCATGACTTTCATACCATTGACTGATTTCCTCTATCATACCTGTGGAATGAGGAGGAAACTGAAGAGCCGAGCAATCACCTTGGAGAGCTCAGAGTTAGAGGGGCCAAGAGCAGCGAGTACTCGTGTACTATAGTTCGTGTAATCACACTTTAGTTCAAATCTGTTTCCATCCTTTGCGGTCAAGAAGGAAATAGCTGACTGTATCGCAATTGAGGATTTGAGGCAGGTGTCCTGGATGTCGTATCCCAGGGTCACACCTGGTAGGAGAGTGCTGGAGTTATTGATCTCCTCAATGGCAAACTTCATCGCCTGAAACCAGTGGAAACCATTCTGCTGGAAACTGTAAAAGAGCAAAGGTCAACAAGTAATAGCTGATGGAACCGTAAGGGCAAGGAAAAGGCTTAAATTCATAAAATCAGGTATTTTACATTTCCTTCAATGGAAGGTcgctattgaatggtggagtgaaaGATTAACATGAGGAGAGTTGGTAACATAGTATGTtgagagaggggttactgagtgacagtgtgtgggctAACACTAATGATACAGTCAGTCACACAGTTTGAAAAATTGCAGTCCCTAAAGTTACGTTTTACAGACAGCATTCAAAACACTTCAATTTTATACAGATAGAATTCCACCTTAATTTGCCAGCTCCACTGCCATGTAATGCTTCTGGTGTAAGGCACTATTGGAAGGTGTAGCATGTATTCATTTGTTATTTATCAAGTTTATTGATTGTTTACTGCCCATGTCGCTGCACAAGTTCCAACAAGGATGCACTCACTGGGCATTTTTACATTTCAAACCAGAGGTACAGCACTGAGGCCAATTCTAGCCTCTTCTCTTCACCCAAATTAGATCATCATCCAAAGTTAATGTCATAAACCTTTCACCTGCCATCCCTGTGTTCACTCACCTACATTAAAACTTATTCCACCAAGCCTCAATTTGATTATTTTCACTGTCATTTACAAATTTGAACCAGCTATTTCAGTAACCATAGTGAGCCCTATAAGCCCTCACTCCAAATCTCTTCACTTTTCCAATTTTGATCGCCCATTCATCCCCAAATTTCTTCTCTCCACAATTGAAAACAGTACTTTTGGTTTCCAT is a genomic window of Hemiscyllium ocellatum isolate sHemOce1 chromosome 37, sHemOce1.pat.X.cur, whole genome shotgun sequence containing:
- the LOC132833581 gene encoding taste receptor type 1 member 3-like, which translates into the protein MTFAIDEINNSTSLLLDVQLGYETYDDCFEMLASLLPSLLLLSEDNNNEIDILCNYTEYRNRDSADKILGIRTSNCHGQTIQLVFNSTYKLCFQALHLLFNMLHVHYWIVFCCILNGQYDTSASDRSRDPLRQFQAAGDYILGGFFPLYSTEVHWMSETRSESGKCESFQQNGFHWFQAMKFAIEEINNSSTLLPGVTLGYDIQDTCLKSSIAIQSAISFLTAKDGNRFELKCDYTNYSTRVLAALGPSNSELSKVIARLFSFLLIPQISYAASSNLFNDRMNFPSFYRTVPTDEVQAAAMVSMVKTFQWNWMAVIGTDNMYGRRGIEHFTKLASGTGICIAYEELIPLNLPGSKFHRKMVSVIKNIIYSRVNITAVFADEHHAQTLMTIILEQNVTGKVWIASEAWVTSETVASSPNITSIGTILGVAIKSGHIPGFECYKSTALALRGLPSLKSKRCGSKGKLLKEECNECLTQSVDEDANSDSEDLQRITFNVYAAVYTVAHALHRLLRCNLGNCSKSTIYPWQLLKEIPQVNFTLHGRVIFFDKYGNPPTGYDIINWQWRSGNQIPAFKMIGEYIAQQKELRINTSLIQWNTPQNKIPGSNCSTSCEPGQIKMVKGFHSCCYECADCPAGTFQSDDNQCIPCLKNEWSLLKSIKCQNKTIEFLRWTDTLGILLVSLTTVGLLIIAAITSIFIINLNTPMVQLAGGKTCLVMLMSMIISCCSLYFFMEKPNWLLCTIRQPIFSFGLTGCLSAMLVKSFHVSGLLRGTSFSAQWWPRVLKYLGVCSLVLIQIILCSVWQSTSPPSVFANYNISVTVIVVECDEGSVTGFGLLLGYNGLLALACFLCTFMVQSSAKTYNLARHITFAMLIYLMAWVFFIPAHAAVKGKFVSSIQLFTGLVSIYGIITAYFLPKCYIILLKPELNSETYCQSPTVNPPPSTESQ